The following coding sequences lie in one Manis javanica isolate MJ-LG chromosome X, MJ_LKY, whole genome shotgun sequence genomic window:
- the LOC108396230 gene encoding LOW QUALITY PROTEIN: ATP synthase-coupling factor 6, mitochondrial-like (The sequence of the model RefSeq protein was modified relative to this genomic sequence to represent the inferred CDS: inserted 1 base in 1 codon; substituted 1 base at 1 genomic stop codon) — protein sequence MILQRLFRFSCLIQSAVSVHLRRNIGVAAVAFKEIDPTQKLFLDKIRXYRTKXQSSGGPVDTGPEYQQDLERELFKSKQMYGKGDMATFPNFKLEDHKFKVIEKPQA from the exons ATGATTCTTCAGAGGCTCTTCAGGTTCTCCTGTCTCATCCAGTCTGCAGTCTCAGTCCATTTGAGGAGGAACATTGGTGTTGCAGCAGTGGCATTTAAGGAAATTGATCCTACACAGAAACTCTTCTTGGATAAGATTA GATACAGAACTAAGTGACAGTCATCTGGAGGACCTGTTGATACTGGTCCAGAGTATCAGCAGGACCTGGAGAGGGAGCTTTTTAAGAGTAAGCAAATGTATGGTAAAGGAGACATGGCTACATTCCCTAACTTCAAATTAGAAGATCACAAATTTAAAGTCATTGAAAAACCCCAGGCCTGA
- the PRAF2 gene encoding PRA1 family protein 2, giving the protein MSEVRLPPLRPLDDFVLGSTRLAAPDPCDPQRWCHRVINNLLYYQTNYLLCFAFGLAVAGYLRPLHTLLSALIVAVALGVLVWAAETRATVRRCRRSHPTACLAAVLAVSLVVLWAMGGAYTFLLSIAGPVLLILVHASLRLRNLKNKIENKIESIGLKRTPMGLLLEALGQEQEAGS; this is encoded by the exons ATGTCGGAGGTGCGGCTGCCACCGCTTCGCCCCCTGGACGACTTCGTTCTGGGGTCGACGCGTCTGGCGGCCCCGGATCCCTGCGACCCGCAGCGATGGTGTCACCGCGTCATCAACAATCTCCTCTACTACCAAACCAACTATCTTCTGTGCTTCGCCTTCGGTCTCGCTGTGGCCgg GTACCTGCGCCCGCTGCACACCCTCCTAAGTGCGCTGATAGTGGCAGTGGCCCTTGGTGTGCTGGTGTGGGCGGCTGAGACCCGCGCAACCGTGCGCCGCTGCCGCCGCAGCCACCCGACTGCCTGCCTGGCCGCAGTGCTTGCCGTCAGCCTCGTTGTTCTCTGGGCGATGGGCGGCGCTTACACCTTCCTGCTCAGCATCGCGGGGCCAGTGCTTC TGATCCTGGTGCACGCCTCCCTGCGCCTGCGCAACCTCAAGAACAAGATTGAGAACAAAATCGAGAGCATTGGTCTCAAGCGGACTCCAATGGGGCTACTACTGGAGGCACTGGGACAAGAGCAGGAGGCTGGATCCTAG
- the CCDC120 gene encoding coiled-coil domain-containing protein 120 isoform X2, whose translation MEVKGQLISSPTFSASAALFGEAAPQVKSERLRGLLDRQRALQEALSLKLQELRKVCLQEAELTGHLPPECPLEPGERPLLVRRQPPATRAYPPPHPNPAHHSLCPAEALALEALEREVSVQQQIAAAARRLALAPELSAEQRLRRRQVQADALKRLQELEKQLGDFRARLSLPVLPLPQPLPLSTGAVITAQGVCLGMRLAQLSQEDVVLHSESSSLSESGASHDNEESHGCFPLTERPSPPKAWDQLRAVSGGSPEWRTPWKPLLSDLYGDLKSRRNSVASPTSPTRSLPRSASSFEGQSVPATPVLTRGTGPQLCKPEGLHSRQWSGSQDSQMGFPRVDPASDRATLFAARTRRSNSSEALLVDRAAGGGAGSPPVPVAPPAAGPPVCKSSEVLYEHPQPTPAFSSRTAGPPDPPRVARPSSAAPASRGVPQLPPVCGDFLLDYSLDRGLLRSGAGWGDLLPAAEAPGPLSCRDGLLAMLPGPPLVYTADGSSPLLRSKDPHTRATRTKPCGLPLEAAEGPEVHPNPLLWMPPPTRIPPAGERSGHKNLALEGLRDWYIRNSGLAVGPQRRPVLPNMGPQHPPFFHARCYEVGQALYGAPSQVPLPHSRSFTAPPVSGRYGGCFY comes from the exons ATGGAAGTCAAAGGTCAGCTGATCAGCTCTCCCACCTTCAGTGCCTCAG CTGCCCTGTTCGGAGAGGCTGCTCCTCAGGTGAAGTCAGAGCGTCTTCGGGGGCTGCTCGACCGGCAGCGGGCCCTGCAGGAGGCCTTGAGCCTGAAACTTCAGGAGCTACGCAAAGTGTGTCTCCAGGAGGCG gAGCTGACTGGCCATCTGCCTCCTGAGTGCCCACTGGAACCTGGTGAACGGCCCCTGTTGGTCCGCCGGCAGCCCCCTGCAACCCGAGCCTACCCTCCACCACACCCCAACCCTGCACACCACTCCTTGTGCCCTGCTGAG GCACTGGCTCTTGAAGCCCTGGAGCGTGAGGTGTCAGTGCAGCAGCAGATTGCGGCAGCCGCCCGCCGCCTGGCCTTGGCCCCTGAACTGAGCGCAGAGCAGCGCCTGCGCCGGCGCCAGGTCCAGGCAGATGCACTGAAGAGACTGCAGGAGCTGGAGAAACAGCTTGGGGACTTCCGGGCCCGCCTCAGCCTTCCGGTGCTCCCACTGCCCCAGCCTCTGCCACTGTCCACAGGGGCAGTTATCACTGCCCAGGGAGTCTGCCTGGGCATGCGCCTTGCCCAGCTCAGCCAAG AGGATGTAGTTCTGCACTCAGAGAGCAGCTCCCTCTCAGAGTCTGGAGCAAGCCATGATAATG AGGAGTCCCATGGCTGCTTCCCTTTGACGGAGCGCCCCTCACCGCCCAAGGCCTGGGACCAGCTGCGGGCTGTTTCTGGAGGCAGCCCTGAGTGGCGAACACCATGGAAACCACTGCTGTCTGATCTCTATGGGGACCTGAAGAGTAGGCGCAACTCTGTGGCCAGCCCCACCAG CCCAACACGCTCGCTGCCCAGGAGTGCCTCCAGTTTTGAGGGGCAaagtgtgcctgccactcctgTCCTCACCCGGGGCACTGGCCCCCAGCTCTGCAA ACCTGAAGGTCTCCATTCTCGCCAGTGGTCTGGCAGCCAGGACTCCCAGATGGGCTTCCCCCGGGTGGACCCTGCCTCCGACCGTGCAACCCTCTTCGCAGCACGCACCCGCCGCAGCAACAGCTCTGAGGCCCTGCTGGTGGACCGGGCAGCTGGCGGGGGAGCTGGCTCCCCACCTGTGCCTGTGGCTCCCCCTGCCGCTGGCCCCCCGGTCTGCAAGAGCAGTGAGGTGCTGTATGAGCACCCCCAACCAACCCCTGCCTTCTCCTCCCGCACAGCTGGCCCCCCAGACCCTCCCCGAGTTGCCCGGCCTAGCTCAGCTGCCCCTGCCTCCCGTGGGGTTCCCCAGCTCCCACCTGTGTGTGGAGACTTCCTCTTGGACTATTCCCTGGACCGGGGCCTGCTCCGCAGTGGGGCAGGCTGGGGCGATCTGCTGCCTGCAGCTGAGGCCCCAGGACCCCTCTCCTGCCGGGATGGGCTCCTCGCCATGCTCCCAGGCCCACCACTTGTATATACAGCTGATGGCAGCAGCCCCCTCCTCCGTAGCAAGGACCCCCACACCCGTGCCACCCGCACCAAACCCTGTGGCCTGCCCCTGGAGGCCGCCGAGGGTCCAGAGGTGCATCCAAACCCTCTCCTGTGGATGCCTCCGCCCACCCGTATCCCCCCAGCTGGTGAGCGCAGCGGCCACAAGAATCTTGCTCTGGAGGGGCTGCGGGACTGGTACATCCGGAACTCGGGCCTGGCTGTGGGGCCCCAGCGCCGGCCTGTGCTCCCCAACATGGGCCCACAACACCCACCCTTCTTCCATGCCCGCTGCTATGAGGTGGGCCAGGCGCTGTATGGGGCCCCCAGCCAGGTGCCGCTCCCACACTCGAGGAGTTTCACAGCGCCCCCTGTCTCTGGCAGGTATGGGGGGTGCTTTTATTGA
- the WDR45 gene encoding WD repeat domain phosphoinositide-interacting protein 4 isoform X4, translated as MGRRDGSCVTRAVPHPNPGPDNAPTCSAVLIWDDAREVKDSKDKLVLEFTFTKPVLAVRMRHDKIVIVLRNRIYVYSFPDNPRKLFEFDTRDNPKGLCDLCPSLEKQLLVFPGHKCGSLQLVDLVSTKPGTSSAPFTINAHQSDVACVSLNQPGTVVASASQKGTLIRLFDTQSKEKLVELRRGTDPAILYCINFSHDSSFLCASSDKGTVHIFALKDTRLNRRSALARVGKVGPMIGQYVDSQWSLASFTVPAESACICAFGRNTSKNVNSVIAICVDGTFHKYVFTPDGNCNREAFDVYLDICDDDDF; from the exons ATGGGGAGAAGGGATGGGTCTTGTGTCACCAGGGCTGTCCCTCACCCAAACCCTGGCCCCGACAACGCACCCACCTGCTCAGCAGTGCTGATCTGGGACGATGCCCGGGAGGTCAAGGACTCCAAGGACAAGCTGGTGCTGGAATTCACCTTCACCAAGCCAGTGCTGGCTGTGCGCATGCGCCATGACAA AATCGTGATTGTGCTGAGGAACAGAATTTATGTGTATTCATTCCCCGACAATCCCCGAAAGCTGTTTGAATTTGACACCCGGGACAACCCCAAAG GGCTCTGTGACCTCTGCCCCAGCCTGGAGAAGCAACTGCTAGTGTTCCCAGGACACAAGTGCGGAAGCCTGCAACTTGTG GATCTGGTGAGCACAAAGCCAGGTACTTCCTCTGCTCCATTTACCATCAATGCACATCAGAGCGACGTGGCCTGCGTGTCTCTGAACCAGCCAGGCACTGTAGTGGCCTCGGCCTCCCAGAAGGGCACCCTTATTCGCCTTTTTGACACACAGTCCAAGGAGAAACTGGTGGAACTGCGCCGAGGCACTGACCCTGCTATTCTCTACTG CATCAATTTCAGCCATGACTCCTCCTTCCTCTGCGCTTCCAGTGATAAGGGCACAGTCCATATCTTTGCTCTCAAGGATACCCGCCTCAACCGCCGCTCTGC GCTGGCTCGTGTAGGCAAGGTGGGGCCTATGATTGGGCAGTATGTGGACTCTCAGTGGAGCCTGGCGAGCTTCACCGTGCCTGCTGAGTCGGCCTGCATCTGCGCCTTTGGTCGCAATACTTCCAAGAACGTCAACTCTGTCATTG CCATCTGTGTAGATGGGACCTTCCACAAGTATGTCTTCACTCCTGATGGAAACTGCAACAGAGAGGCTTTCGATGTGTACCTTGACATCTGTGATGACGATGACTTCTAA
- the WDR45 gene encoding WD repeat domain phosphoinositide-interacting protein 4 isoform X2, which yields MTQQPLRGVTSLHFNQDQSCFCCAMETGVRIYNVEPLMEKGHLDHEQVGSMGLVEMLHRSNLLALVGGGSSPKFSEISVLIWDDAREVKDSKDKLVLEFTFTKPVLAVRMRHDKIVIVLRNRIYVYSFPDNPRKLFEFDTRDNPKGLCDLCPSLEKQLLVFPGHKCGSLQLVDLVSTKPGTSSAPFTINAHQSDVACVSLNQPGTVVASASQKGTLIRLFDTQSKEKLVELRRGTDPAILYCINFSHDSSFLCASSDKGTVHIFALKDTRLNRRSALARVGKVGPMIGQYVDSQWSLASFTVPAESACICAFGRNTSKNVNSVIAICVDGTFHKYVFTPDGNCNREAFDVYLDICDDDDF from the exons ATGACTCAGCAGCCACTTCGAGGAGTGACTAGTCTTCATTTCAACCAAGACCAAA GCTGCTTTTGCTGCGCCATGGAGACAGGTGTGCGCATCTACAATGTAGAGCCATTGATGGAGAAGGGACATCTGG ACCATGAGCAGGTGGGCAGCATGGGTCTGGTGGAAATGCTGCACCGCTCCAACCTGCTGGCCCTGGTGGGTGGTGGTAGCAGCCCCAAGTTCTCAGAGATCTCAG TGCTGATCTGGGACGATGCCCGGGAGGTCAAGGACTCCAAGGACAAGCTGGTGCTGGAATTCACCTTCACCAAGCCAGTGCTGGCTGTGCGCATGCGCCATGACAA AATCGTGATTGTGCTGAGGAACAGAATTTATGTGTATTCATTCCCCGACAATCCCCGAAAGCTGTTTGAATTTGACACCCGGGACAACCCCAAAG GGCTCTGTGACCTCTGCCCCAGCCTGGAGAAGCAACTGCTAGTGTTCCCAGGACACAAGTGCGGAAGCCTGCAACTTGTG GATCTGGTGAGCACAAAGCCAGGTACTTCCTCTGCTCCATTTACCATCAATGCACATCAGAGCGACGTGGCCTGCGTGTCTCTGAACCAGCCAGGCACTGTAGTGGCCTCGGCCTCCCAGAAGGGCACCCTTATTCGCCTTTTTGACACACAGTCCAAGGAGAAACTGGTGGAACTGCGCCGAGGCACTGACCCTGCTATTCTCTACTG CATCAATTTCAGCCATGACTCCTCCTTCCTCTGCGCTTCCAGTGATAAGGGCACAGTCCATATCTTTGCTCTCAAGGATACCCGCCTCAACCGCCGCTCTGC GCTGGCTCGTGTAGGCAAGGTGGGGCCTATGATTGGGCAGTATGTGGACTCTCAGTGGAGCCTGGCGAGCTTCACCGTGCCTGCTGAGTCGGCCTGCATCTGCGCCTTTGGTCGCAATACTTCCAAGAACGTCAACTCTGTCATTG CCATCTGTGTAGATGGGACCTTCCACAAGTATGTCTTCACTCCTGATGGAAACTGCAACAGAGAGGCTTTCGATGTGTACCTTGACATCTGTGATGACGATGACTTCTAA
- the CCDC120 gene encoding coiled-coil domain-containing protein 120 isoform X1, which yields MEVKGQLISSPTFSASAALFGEAAPQVKSERLRGLLDRQRALQEALSLKLQELRKVCLQEAELTGHLPPECPLEPGERPLLVRRQPPATRAYPPPHPNPAHHSLCPAEALALEALEREVSVQQQIAAAARRLALAPELSAEQRLRRRQVQADALKRLQELEKQLGDFRARLSLPVLPLPQPLPLSTGAVITAQGVCLGMRLAQLSQEDVVLHSESSSLSESGASHDNEESHGCFPLTERPSPPKAWDQLRAVSGGSPEWRTPWKPLLSDLYGDLKSRRNSVASPTSPTRSLPRSASSFEGQSVPATPVLTRGTGPQLCKPEGLHSRQWSGSQDSQMGFPRVDPASDRATLFAARTRRSNSSEALLVDRAAGGGAGSPPVPVAPPAAGPPVCKSSEVLYEHPQPTPAFSSRTAGPPDPPRVARPSSAAPASRGVPQLPPVCGDFLLDYSLDRGLLRSGAGWGDLLPAAEAPGPLSCRDGLLAMLPGPPLVYTADGSSPLLRSKDPHTRATRTKPCGLPLEAAEGPEVHPNPLLWMPPPTRIPPAGERSGHKNLALEGLRDWYIRNSGLAVGPQRRPVLPNMGPQHPPFFHARCYEVGQALYGAPSQVPLPHSRSFTAPPVSGRYYTDFLYPPELSARLTDLTLEGEQSSSSDPQTPGTLV from the exons ATGGAAGTCAAAGGTCAGCTGATCAGCTCTCCCACCTTCAGTGCCTCAG CTGCCCTGTTCGGAGAGGCTGCTCCTCAGGTGAAGTCAGAGCGTCTTCGGGGGCTGCTCGACCGGCAGCGGGCCCTGCAGGAGGCCTTGAGCCTGAAACTTCAGGAGCTACGCAAAGTGTGTCTCCAGGAGGCG gAGCTGACTGGCCATCTGCCTCCTGAGTGCCCACTGGAACCTGGTGAACGGCCCCTGTTGGTCCGCCGGCAGCCCCCTGCAACCCGAGCCTACCCTCCACCACACCCCAACCCTGCACACCACTCCTTGTGCCCTGCTGAG GCACTGGCTCTTGAAGCCCTGGAGCGTGAGGTGTCAGTGCAGCAGCAGATTGCGGCAGCCGCCCGCCGCCTGGCCTTGGCCCCTGAACTGAGCGCAGAGCAGCGCCTGCGCCGGCGCCAGGTCCAGGCAGATGCACTGAAGAGACTGCAGGAGCTGGAGAAACAGCTTGGGGACTTCCGGGCCCGCCTCAGCCTTCCGGTGCTCCCACTGCCCCAGCCTCTGCCACTGTCCACAGGGGCAGTTATCACTGCCCAGGGAGTCTGCCTGGGCATGCGCCTTGCCCAGCTCAGCCAAG AGGATGTAGTTCTGCACTCAGAGAGCAGCTCCCTCTCAGAGTCTGGAGCAAGCCATGATAATG AGGAGTCCCATGGCTGCTTCCCTTTGACGGAGCGCCCCTCACCGCCCAAGGCCTGGGACCAGCTGCGGGCTGTTTCTGGAGGCAGCCCTGAGTGGCGAACACCATGGAAACCACTGCTGTCTGATCTCTATGGGGACCTGAAGAGTAGGCGCAACTCTGTGGCCAGCCCCACCAG CCCAACACGCTCGCTGCCCAGGAGTGCCTCCAGTTTTGAGGGGCAaagtgtgcctgccactcctgTCCTCACCCGGGGCACTGGCCCCCAGCTCTGCAA ACCTGAAGGTCTCCATTCTCGCCAGTGGTCTGGCAGCCAGGACTCCCAGATGGGCTTCCCCCGGGTGGACCCTGCCTCCGACCGTGCAACCCTCTTCGCAGCACGCACCCGCCGCAGCAACAGCTCTGAGGCCCTGCTGGTGGACCGGGCAGCTGGCGGGGGAGCTGGCTCCCCACCTGTGCCTGTGGCTCCCCCTGCCGCTGGCCCCCCGGTCTGCAAGAGCAGTGAGGTGCTGTATGAGCACCCCCAACCAACCCCTGCCTTCTCCTCCCGCACAGCTGGCCCCCCAGACCCTCCCCGAGTTGCCCGGCCTAGCTCAGCTGCCCCTGCCTCCCGTGGGGTTCCCCAGCTCCCACCTGTGTGTGGAGACTTCCTCTTGGACTATTCCCTGGACCGGGGCCTGCTCCGCAGTGGGGCAGGCTGGGGCGATCTGCTGCCTGCAGCTGAGGCCCCAGGACCCCTCTCCTGCCGGGATGGGCTCCTCGCCATGCTCCCAGGCCCACCACTTGTATATACAGCTGATGGCAGCAGCCCCCTCCTCCGTAGCAAGGACCCCCACACCCGTGCCACCCGCACCAAACCCTGTGGCCTGCCCCTGGAGGCCGCCGAGGGTCCAGAGGTGCATCCAAACCCTCTCCTGTGGATGCCTCCGCCCACCCGTATCCCCCCAGCTGGTGAGCGCAGCGGCCACAAGAATCTTGCTCTGGAGGGGCTGCGGGACTGGTACATCCGGAACTCGGGCCTGGCTGTGGGGCCCCAGCGCCGGCCTGTGCTCCCCAACATGGGCCCACAACACCCACCCTTCTTCCATGCCCGCTGCTATGAGGTGGGCCAGGCGCTGTATGGGGCCCCCAGCCAGGTGCCGCTCCCACACTCGAGGAGTTTCACAGCGCCCCCTGTCTCTGGCAG ATACTACACGGACTTCCTGTACCCCCCGGAGCTGAGCGCTCGCTTAACTGACCTGACGCTAGAGGGGGAGCAGTCCTCCAGTTCTGATCCCCAGACCCCTGGGACACTGGTCTGA
- the WDR45 gene encoding WD repeat domain phosphoinositide-interacting protein 4 isoform X1 yields the protein MTQQPLRGVTSLHFNQDQSCFCCAMETGVRIYNVEPLMEKGHLVLIWDDAREVKDSKDKLVLEFTFTKPVLAVRMRHDKIVIVLRNRIYVYSFPDNPRKLFEFDTRDNPKGLCDLCPSLEKQLLVFPGHKCGSLQLVDLVSTKPGTSSAPFTINAHQSDVACVSLNQPGTVVASASQKGTLIRLFDTQSKEKLVELRRGTDPAILYCINFSHDSSFLCASSDKGTVHIFALKDTRLNRRSALARVGKVGPMIGQYVDSQWSLASFTVPAESACICAFGRNTSKNVNSVIAICVDGTFHKYVFTPDGNCNREAFDVYLDICDDDDF from the exons ATGACTCAGCAGCCACTTCGAGGAGTGACTAGTCTTCATTTCAACCAAGACCAAA GCTGCTTTTGCTGCGCCATGGAGACAGGTGTGCGCATCTACAATGTAGAGCCATTGATGGAGAAGGGACATCTGG TGCTGATCTGGGACGATGCCCGGGAGGTCAAGGACTCCAAGGACAAGCTGGTGCTGGAATTCACCTTCACCAAGCCAGTGCTGGCTGTGCGCATGCGCCATGACAA AATCGTGATTGTGCTGAGGAACAGAATTTATGTGTATTCATTCCCCGACAATCCCCGAAAGCTGTTTGAATTTGACACCCGGGACAACCCCAAAG GGCTCTGTGACCTCTGCCCCAGCCTGGAGAAGCAACTGCTAGTGTTCCCAGGACACAAGTGCGGAAGCCTGCAACTTGTG GATCTGGTGAGCACAAAGCCAGGTACTTCCTCTGCTCCATTTACCATCAATGCACATCAGAGCGACGTGGCCTGCGTGTCTCTGAACCAGCCAGGCACTGTAGTGGCCTCGGCCTCCCAGAAGGGCACCCTTATTCGCCTTTTTGACACACAGTCCAAGGAGAAACTGGTGGAACTGCGCCGAGGCACTGACCCTGCTATTCTCTACTG CATCAATTTCAGCCATGACTCCTCCTTCCTCTGCGCTTCCAGTGATAAGGGCACAGTCCATATCTTTGCTCTCAAGGATACCCGCCTCAACCGCCGCTCTGC GCTGGCTCGTGTAGGCAAGGTGGGGCCTATGATTGGGCAGTATGTGGACTCTCAGTGGAGCCTGGCGAGCTTCACCGTGCCTGCTGAGTCGGCCTGCATCTGCGCCTTTGGTCGCAATACTTCCAAGAACGTCAACTCTGTCATTG CCATCTGTGTAGATGGGACCTTCCACAAGTATGTCTTCACTCCTGATGGAAACTGCAACAGAGAGGCTTTCGATGTGTACCTTGACATCTGTGATGACGATGACTTCTAA
- the WDR45 gene encoding WD repeat domain phosphoinositide-interacting protein 4 isoform X3 — translation MTQQPLRGVTSLHFNQDQSCFCCAMETGVRIYNVEPLMEKGHLDHEQVGSMGLVEMLHRSNLLALVGGGSSPKFSEISVLIWDDAREVKDSKDKLVLEFTFTKPVLAVRMRHDKIVIVLRNRIYVYSFPDNPRKLFEFDTRDNPKGLCDLCPSLEKQLLVFPGHKCGSLQLVDLVSTKPGTSSAPFTINAHQSDVACVSLNQPGTVVASASQKGTLIRLFDTQSKEKLVELRRGTDPAILYCINFSHDSSFLCASSDKGTVHIFALKDTRLNRRSAHLCRWDLPQVCLHS, via the exons ATGACTCAGCAGCCACTTCGAGGAGTGACTAGTCTTCATTTCAACCAAGACCAAA GCTGCTTTTGCTGCGCCATGGAGACAGGTGTGCGCATCTACAATGTAGAGCCATTGATGGAGAAGGGACATCTGG ACCATGAGCAGGTGGGCAGCATGGGTCTGGTGGAAATGCTGCACCGCTCCAACCTGCTGGCCCTGGTGGGTGGTGGTAGCAGCCCCAAGTTCTCAGAGATCTCAG TGCTGATCTGGGACGATGCCCGGGAGGTCAAGGACTCCAAGGACAAGCTGGTGCTGGAATTCACCTTCACCAAGCCAGTGCTGGCTGTGCGCATGCGCCATGACAA AATCGTGATTGTGCTGAGGAACAGAATTTATGTGTATTCATTCCCCGACAATCCCCGAAAGCTGTTTGAATTTGACACCCGGGACAACCCCAAAG GGCTCTGTGACCTCTGCCCCAGCCTGGAGAAGCAACTGCTAGTGTTCCCAGGACACAAGTGCGGAAGCCTGCAACTTGTG GATCTGGTGAGCACAAAGCCAGGTACTTCCTCTGCTCCATTTACCATCAATGCACATCAGAGCGACGTGGCCTGCGTGTCTCTGAACCAGCCAGGCACTGTAGTGGCCTCGGCCTCCCAGAAGGGCACCCTTATTCGCCTTTTTGACACACAGTCCAAGGAGAAACTGGTGGAACTGCGCCGAGGCACTGACCCTGCTATTCTCTACTG CATCAATTTCAGCCATGACTCCTCCTTCCTCTGCGCTTCCAGTGATAAGGGCACAGTCCATATCTTTGCTCTCAAGGATACCCGCCTCAACCGCCGCTCTGC CCATCTGTGTAGATGGGACCTTCCACAAGTATGTCTTCACTCCTGA